ggaccggtgacaaaggggagcactgccggagtccaacatgcaccgggaacaagtctgatctactaccggcaatgcgaaccaaactcctgctccgatcatatagagaccggacagcccttaatagagggcctgGGACTCCATATTCACcgagcgccccccacagaataGCACGAgcgacacggtcaaatgccttctccagatccacaaaacacatgtatactggttgggcaaattcccatgaaccctcgggCACCCTGCGGAGAGTATAGAgatggtccagtgttccacgaccgggacgaaaaccgcattgttcctcctgaatccgaggttcagctatcggccgtattctcctctccagtaccctggcgtagactttcctggGGAGGcggagaagtgtgatccccctgtagttggaacacactctctggtccccctttttaaagagaGGGACGACCACcacggtttgccactccagcggtacagtgacctcggcttgggtgatggatgagcacgtccccaagtccccactctctgcttcctcaatggaaggcatgttaGTTgagttgaggagatcctcgaagtattccttccaccgtccgatgaTGTCCCCAGTCAAGgacaacagctccccacccgcaccgtaaatggtgccggcagagtactgcttcccccttctgaggcgccgaacggtccacCAGAATTtcttcgaggccgaccgaaagtcttcctccatgtcctcaccgaactcctcccagacccgagtttttgcctccaggactgcccgagccgcggcctgcttggcctgccggtacctatctactgcgtcaggagtcccacaggctaacatagcccggtaggactccttcttcagcctgacggcatcctgtaacTCCGGTGTCCACccccgggttctaggattgccgccacaacaggcaccggagaccttgcgtccacaacttcgagccgctgcgtcgacaatggaggaagagaacatggtccactcggactcaatgtcccctgCCTCCCatgggatctgagagaagctctctcggaggtgagagttgaagatgtccctgacagagggctcggccagacgttcccaacagaccctcacaatccgtttgggtctgcccggtctgtccaacctactcctctgccagcgcatccaactcactaccaggtggtgatcagttgacagctcagcccctctcttcacccgagtgtccaagacatgcggctgAAGGTCAGATGAgatgacaacaaagtcgatcattgacctccggcctagggtgtcttggtgccacgtgcactgatggacacccttatgcttgaacatggtgttcgttatggacaaactgtgactagcacagaagtccaacaacaaagcaccgtttgggttcagatcggggaggccgttcctcccaatcacgcctctccaggtatcgctgtcattgcccacgtgagcgttgaagtcccccagtagaacaatggagtctccacttggagcactatcaagtacccctcccagggactccaagaaggccaggtactccgcactgctgttcggcccgtaggcacaaacaacagtgagagaccttttcccgacccgaaggcgcagggaagcgaccctctcgttcagcggggtaaactccaacacatggcgactgagctgaggggctataaacaagcccacaccagcccgccgcctctcaccctgggcaactccagagtagtggagggtccagcccctttcaaggagctgggttccagagcccaagctatgtgtggaggtgagcccgactatctctagccggtatctctcaacctcacgcacaagctccggctccttcccccccagcgaggtgacattccatgtccctactgagagggttttggtcaagggattgggtcgtcgaggcaccccgccacgactgctacccagtccacaatgcaccggcctgccatggtccttcctgcgggtggtgggcctacgggaaggcgtgcccacgtcgccgtttcgggctgagcccggccggggcccacgggcaaagacccggccaccaggtgcTCGCCTACGAACctcaaccccaggcctggctctagggaggggccccggtcaCGCTGATCCGGGCGAAGTAACGGTCCTTTGATTTTTCTCCTCCATGATTAGCTTGTGAAAcactcttagtctggcccgtcacctaggacctgtttgccatgggagaccctacaaGGGGCATAATggccccgacaacatagctcctaggctCACTCGGCCAACACAaatccctccaccacagtaatgtggcggttcaaggaggggttaaaaatgattatttattattatttattgttattataacaGCATCCATAGCAACCACCATAGCAATGATAGAACCCCTCATAATCTCTGTAATATCTGACAAACTAAACACTTTATACATTCACTGAATGAagattatgaaaataaaatatgcatttctcgctagaaacattattaaaatgcattttaatgcaaaaaCTATCTTATAATATTGCATTttccaacaaaaataaaatgaatgtcagccattttattttgttttttcgcAGATAGAAACTTGACAGTCACGTGACAGCACAAGTCTGATAACGGGCCTTCTGCACCTACTGGGCTACACAAACAAGGGATCACTGAAAAAAATGGCTCATAACAGCCTCCTGAACCTACTAGTAGGTTAATAGGACCCTACTAGCCCATACTTATGGGACTAAAGTGTGCTGATAACGCCTCATTCAACGGGCTGATAACGGTCAAATCGGGTGTCTGTACAGTATCAGTGtgacattttgataattcattcAGGGAATACTGCAAAGAGAAACTAATTTGAAAGGTCGTGTTCACATGAAACATGTTGACACTTGCAGTTAGAAAGTAAAGTAAACCATCAAAACATATCTTAACCAATACAGACTTGTATAGGAATTACACGTTATTGCTGGTATTATGAATGCAGCATTAGAGCGCTggtttagtcctggtttctactataCATCCTCAGCCAATACCAAAACTgccaaataataacaaaaatgcATACTTGACaagtatatatttttatttagttatatTTATCCTTGTTGATTACAGTATGTCAGATTAGCTGACCATCACATGCAAATCTTTCCTCCCCTGCTTGTCAATGTAAATAGCTAGAAGAAAACATTCTGAAATCATATTCGGTGTATTCATATGAAGACAAACCAATCAACCGAGGCAACTCACAAGTTAGTTATGTAGTTACAAATGTTTTAATATATGTGGCTGAAAAGTGTTACAGAGCCTGCATAAGTCCACAATCAAAACTTAATTCCCAACCAACACTAAAATGTGTTACTTTTACATCCAAGATACATTGTTAGATGACTATAAGAATACTGTTGTAACattacattatttttaaaatacaattagAGTGAAAAATCCAGATAACAGTGGTTTGAAACCACTCCAACCTAAGGCttcatttaaagaaaagaaaaatacatttcttaTGTAGAAAAATCAGTATAATAAGATAATtatcaataaaaacaaatatagcaAGCAATGATTTCAACCAACAAgtcagtgcaggtttactttGCAACAATTCTAACAGAATATTCAAGTCACTGTGCTGTAAGTAGGACAGCAGATAAAAAACATTCAATAAAGATACCACTTTGAACTCACACAGTATACACAGTCAAACAGTTACTACATAAACAAAGACAGTGTAGCAGTTAGACTTTGGTTGACCTGAAcaatttttttagatgtttagaaatttctttcattttaaatcCATAGATGACTGGGTTAAACAAAGGGTGATATAGAATAACTTGCAATGTCAATATTAAACGTGCAGTTTTTGGTAATTCTGATTCTACACGAGCTATAATTACCTCATATGCAGAAAACCAAGAGATGCTTattaaaaccaacaaatgagGTAAACAGGTCTCAGCAGCCTTTCTCCTGAACTCTTTACAACTTTGATaagatattaaaagtatctttgTATATGTACAAATTGTGAAAAGCACAGGAAGTAATACAACCTCTAGTAAAATAAATATACCAAATACGGTGATTGCTCTTGAGCTTACACACTGAAGTGTAAAGATTATGTTGTTACAGAATATTCCTTTTAATTCCATGTTACATATTTTAGCTTCAGCACTCAGTATTGCCTGAACTGCAATTTGGCAAGCAGGCAGAGACCAAGATAGAACCAGGAAAATATTTACAGTAGTTTTCCTCATGATCGTTGTATATCTCAGAGGTTTACATATAGACACATATCTGTCATAAGCCATTGCTGCTAAGAGTATGAATTCAGAACTACCTATAGAGTAAAACATGAAAAATTGGAAAAGACAGGCTGAATAAGATATGATCTGTTTTTCTGACAAAACATCAATCAAGAGTTTTGGGTAAACAGTGATGCTGTAAAGAGCACAGTTAAGTAACACAGCTGCAATAAAGATGTACatcggctcatggaggtttttGTGAATCCAGATGAGGTACACAATAGTAAAATTGCTTAATATTATTAAGATAAATagtgcaaacaaaacaaaaaataacaaatatctGTATTTGTTAATTTCCACATATCCAGAAAAAGTAATCTGGGAAACATTTAATTTATCATCCATTAATGGTTTTCAAATCTAAATGTTCACTTGGTAAAGTCAGGGTGAATCATACCAACTAAATTATTTCAGTCTGTGGAAAGGTGTTTTAACATATTGGTTAGCCCTCTGAGGATCTCCTCTCTGGAGTGCCACGCTTCTCGGTATCTTTTATTGGAGGGCACAGCATTACGTAATTTCCATCTCACTAAGTTAGtgacttgtaaaaaaaaaagtaaatttacagagaaaaaagggaaattttGAGGTTCTTGaaatttttcatcattttttacCCGTGAAATCTATAATCCCGTGAAATCTATAATCACCTTGTCCATACTCTCCCCAGACAACGAAGACATCCTTGTCTTTCTGAAAAAGATTTTGAAATTATAAACTCCTAtgctttgctttcttttttttttcttctttgatgATGTGGACATTTCACTATACAAATTTCAAGGAAGATAACTTGCTTTCTTATGTTgaactttattatttttcattaattATGTTAAAAAGAAGATATTGTGCCTTGTGCACTTTAAGTTGATTTTGATATATTTCAATTTAATAATTTAAgtgttaataaatgaaaaagacCAAACCTAGgtttatttgtcttattttttattttatttttgctgaTCTGAAAAATGATCCGATCCTTGAGTTTTTTTATCCGTTGCACCCCTACCCAGGAGGGTCTGTGGAGACATTTTTCATGTAGTTGCGTTATGGTAACAGACATCTTCACTTCCATATGATTGTGTTTCTCGGCCACCCTAAAATTTCCACAGGCCCCACCCTGGCATTGAAAACTGCCAGACAGCTCCGACCGGTACAGGAAGAGACTGAAAAGGCCGTCAGGAGGGCCAGCTCATACCATAGCTGTCTGCTGGACTCTTTCAATGAGGTGGGTTAAAGGAGGATGTTAGCCAAGCTGACATCCCTAATGGACAATCACCTGCTGCATCAAACAGTAGAGGCTCTGAGCAGCACTTTCAGACGTAGACTGATACACACCTGACGTAGAGAGGAGAGAGGAACTGCAAATCTTTCAATCCCATCACTGTATAACTCTACAGCTAACTTGTACTCTGGgctatttctttcctttttaaattattcttacTACACTGATGTGACTGTGCAATATTTGTGCAATAGCTTACACACGTATCCCTCATTCACCCCCCACACCACCAATTCttatgttaataaaaataaagcctGTATTTCTATTTTCACTGCCTGTGGGATCAAAAAAGTTTGATCTAATCCGTCATCTAATCTATCACCGTATGAAtgaggaatgaatgaataacgGAACAATTGTGAGCACTTTGAGTGTCCAAGAGAGGTACAGTATAAAGCTGAtccattattagggcccgagcactgacagtgtgaaggccctattgtttctgtaggaattgtttttgtttttatcctagtttttcttccgacgaaatgagggcctttttgcccccctaaacgtgccccaaaagtcaccaaattttgcacgcaagccaggtctggcgaaaaatttgatatttaatggtttgcattaatgggcgtggcctaatggctcaacagcgcctcctagaaaacttcgtgcctcaagccccacaatacggtttgacgtacatgcacgaaaatcggtacacgcctgtatcatgtcgcaacctaaagaaaagtctcttggcgccatggccgaaccgaacaggaagtcggccattttgaattaatcgtgtaattttggcgcaatttatgccatttcatcggccgtttcttcgcccgaaccgtaacgtgcacccaggtgtgttatacttcaaaatgtgcgtctccatcctgcgacgatgggcattacttttctcagtcaaaagcgttaccgtggcgacgatagacgccaaaaagcgcgccccccctcatctgattggtccatatttgatagttcctactttctgccataacttttgaatggtttgacataaagaatcgtgggtggtgtcatcagactcggttttgagtaatTCAACTTaattgatgcaaattagccccgccccttcttctgattggtcaatatttgatagttcctattttctgccataacttttgattggcatgacatatagagtcgtgggtggtgtcatcggactcggttttgactcgcACGCGTGCAACAGACCTCTATAGAAATTAGACCTTATTGCTGgtatatatctttttatttagttaAATTGGTCCTTGGTGATTATGTCAAATCAGCTGACCATCACACGCAAAATCTGTCCTCCCCTGCTTCTCAGCGTAAATTGCATTGCAAGAAAACATTCTGAAATCACATGTATTCATATGAAGATAAACCAATCAACCGAGGCGATTCACAAGTTAGTTATGTAGTTACAAATGTTTTAATATATGTGGCTGAAAAGTGTTAAGGGGTCTGCATAAGTCCACAATCAAAACCTAATTCCCAACCAACACTAAAATGTGCGTTACTTTTACATTCAAAATAAGATACATTGTTAGATGACTATAAGAATACTGTTGTAAAATTACATTAATTTCAAAATACAATTAGAGTGACGAATCCAGATAACAGTGGTTTGAAACCACTCCAACCTGAGGCttcatttaaagaaaagaaaaataaatttctTAAACATGAGGGTGTTCTTGTAAATGTATTATAATCAGTGTAATGATCAATGAAAACAAATATAGCGATCAATAATTTCAACCAA
This DNA window, taken from Cololabis saira isolate AMF1-May2022 chromosome 6, fColSai1.1, whole genome shotgun sequence, encodes the following:
- the LOC133446378 gene encoding olfactory receptor 6N2-like produces the protein MDDKLNVSQITFSGYVEINKYRYLLFFVLFALFILIILSNFTIVYLIWIHKNLHEPMYIFIAAVLLNCALYSITVYPKLLIDVLSEKQIISYSACLFQFFMFYSIGSSEFILLAAMAYDRYVSICKPLRYTTIMRKTTVNIFLVLSWSLPACQIAVQAILSAEAKICNMELKGIFCNNIIFTLQCVSSRAITVFGIFILLEVVLLPVLFTICTYTKILLISYQSCKEFRRKAAETCLPHLLVLISISWFSAYEVIIARVESELPKTARLILTLQVILYHPLFNPVIYGFKMKEISKHLKKLFRSTKV